ATATTTAAAAAGTGAGAATTCTATCTTTTCATTCTCAAAGATTTTTGGATTAAATCCGATAATTTCTTGAATTACTCTGGCTCTAACTTCCCATTTAAGTTTCCGACTTGTAGATAAAAGTATAGTTCCAGATTCCAATCCATTTTCATGATGCATTAGTTCGAGAACAATTCCTCTGCCTGTAATATTGAAACTTTCTTTAACTCTTGCTACTACTGGGCTCATAAAAAAATTATCTCACCCAAACTTAAGCATAATCTTTTATTTCTCTGTAGAAAACAACTCTTCAAATTTTTGAATTAATGCTGCTGATTCGGCAGGTTTTGTAGCTTCTTTTACTACAATTTTTCCTTCTTTGTCTAGAATGAGATAGTGAGGAATTTCGACTCTGGTTTCTAGATTATGTATGTGTAACCATAAGTCTTTTTGCAAGGTTCTATTCGCAATAATGTGGTAGCCAGTAAGGGCATATTTTTCGATGCGTTTTTGCCATTTGTTCTGGTGCTTTTGCCTATCAATAGAAATGTATAAAAGCTTTACATCATTGTTTTTAGCAAATTCTTTCACTGCATCGTACTGTTCAAATTGCTCGATGCATGGAGCACACCAAGTAGCCCAGATATCTACAAATACATAATCGCCTTTTAGATTCTCTGTAAGTTCGCTCAGACTATTGTAAGATTCAGTTTCTAGGTAGATAATGTCTGTATCTGTTGGTTTTTGTTGAGCAGTAATAGCAGAGGAAAGCAAAAGAAAAAAGGGAAATAAAAACAAGTTTTTCATCAGTTAAAAAAATCAATATTTCCCTTTTAAAATAGTGAATATTATGTTGAGATTGATCTTTTAGTAGATAATTTAGATTTTCGATCTGCCCATAGTTTGATTAAGCTTGCTGCAATTAAAATCAGCAAAATATAAAAGTTTAGCTGAAGTCTATTGCTAAAAAATGTAGCTTCACTTTCTACTTCAATATATT
The window above is part of the Chondrinema litorale genome. Proteins encoded here:
- a CDS encoding TlpA family protein disulfide reductase, with amino-acid sequence MKNLFLFPFFLLLSSAITAQQKPTDTDIIYLETESYNSLSELTENLKGDYVFVDIWATWCAPCIEQFEQYDAVKEFAKNNDVKLLYISIDRQKHQNKWQKRIEKYALTGYHIIANRTLQKDLWLHIHNLETRVEIPHYLILDKEGKIVVKEATKPAESAALIQKFEELFSTEK